In one window of Megalopta genalis isolate 19385.01 chromosome 4, iyMegGena1_principal, whole genome shotgun sequence DNA:
- the LOC117223012 gene encoding T-complex protein 11-like protein 1: protein MPDRDRTMENSEEEKCNISEASTSKSLDCPSSSNTDTEEDVTKRLKIHNFMTGEIVGISPPKSVSFEEIMKTINGLKNMALAHEIAVDENFQLEKLEPEDDTFHRRVKEIMHKVFWNLLAEQLAEETPNYTQALVLLKEIKEILDQLVLPHHAKIRENLKEVLDVDLIKQQAEKGVLDFHHYAQYVISIMSKVCAPVRDSKIKELSEKTDVIEIFKGIMEVLQLMRLDLANFTITRMRPNIVALSIEYEKAKFTEFLKINGNDLKYTEDWLLRHFDPAKIMGDPSDVNSVRQITHSLLTESYLDLLEWDFTPDAETLMLDQGRLIELRDKTNRLSIMGAVILLANNTIGPPVHGVSSFKKSMKQHLSVLLESVNSNKDLEVSMPNIILQVKTDVKTTLEEVGAGPLSPELETLLEGQISELVKPDHKIRHLISLRIRQFLQKIILSQSTMPAQVPPGLSSLQEELTAIVAPFLILISHNRSVFGEYYQEIVTKALKKKEVDNNKDTSEGHSMEL, encoded by the exons ATGCCAGATAG aGATAGAACAATGGAAAACAGTGAAGAAGAGAAATGTAATATTAGCGAAGCTAGCACATCTAAATCTTTAGATTGTCCATCTAGTTCAAACACTGATACAGAAGAGGATGTTACAAAGAG ACTAAAGATTCACAATTTTATGACTGGTGAAATAGTAGGCATTTCACCACCAAAATCTGTTTCTTTCGAAGAAATAATGAAAACTATCAATGGTCTGAAGAATATGGCTTTAGCTCATGAAATTGCGGTGGATGAAAATTTTCAACTAGAAAAACTTGAGCCTGAAGATGATACATTTCATAGACGAGTGAAAGAAATTATGCACAAAGTATTTTGGAATCTGTTGGCTGAACAGTTGGCTGAAGAAACTCCAAATTATACACAGGCATTGGTGTTACTAAAAGAAATTAAAGAA ATACTAGATCAACTGGTATTACCTCATCATGCGAAAATTCGAGAAAATTTAAAAGAAGTGCTCGATGTAGATTTAATTAAGCAACAAGCAGAAAAAGGTGTTTTGGACTTCCATCATTATGCGCAATATGTTATTTCAATTATGAGTAAAGTGTGTGCACCAGTAAGAGATAGCAAGATCAAAGAACTTAGTGAAAAAACAGATgttattgaaatatttaaagGTATTATGGAAGTATTGCAACTAATGCGACTGGATTTAGCAAACTTCACTATTACAAGGATGCGACCAAACATCGTCGCTTTGAGTATTGAATATGAAAAAGCAAAATTTACTGAGTTCTTGAAAATCAATGGAAACGATTTAAAATATACAGAGGATTGGTTATTAAGGCATTTTGATCCTGCGAAGATTATGGGTGATCCATCGGATGTTAACTCAGTGCGTCAAATTACACATTCTCTTCTGACTGAATCATATTTGGACCTTTTGGAATGGGATTTTACTCCAGATGCAGAA ACTTTGATGTTAGATCAAGGTAGATTGATAGAATTGCGAGATAAGACCAATAGATTAAGTATTATGGGGGCTGTAATATTGTTGGCAAATAACACAATTGGCCCACCGGTTCATGGAGTATCAAGTTTTAAAAAGAGTATGAAACAACATCTCAGCGTGTTATTGGAATCTGTAAATTCAAACAA GGATTTGGAAGTGTCAATgccaaatattatattacaagtgAAAACTGATGTAAAAACGACGTTAGAAGAGGTTGGTGCTGGTCCACTATCTCCAGAATTAGAAACATTATTGGAGGGACAGATATCAGAGCTTGTTAAGCCTGATCATAAGATTAGGCATCTTATAA gtttaaGAATTCGACAGTTTTTGCAAAAAATAATACTATCTCAATCAACAATGCCAGCACAAGTACCACCTGGACTTTCTTCACTTCAAGAAGAATTGACAGCTATAGTGGCTCCGTTTTTAATTCTCATTTCTCACAATCGAAGTGTATTTGGAGAGTATTACCAAGAAATCGTGACTAAAGCTTTGAAAAAAAAGGAAGTTGATAATAATAAAGATACAAGTGAAGGTCATTCCATGGAGTTGTAG
- the AIF gene encoding apoptosis inducing factor isoform X2: MLSCVRIVGRLPKLTRHSRVKHFGPLKYFGVVNVNNLWYSNNASDKKTYKSPGTTIKPEECVPEICGKPPDSEKCNDKPPSPPYWKILAALLIAGVTIYAVSSTLSPIKKSESEKDVSTKKKDGRRHRRSLEKIKSPPNSSSIPKEVPYLLIGGGTAAFSAFRSIKSRDPKAKVLVIMEENGFPYMRPPLSKELWYNMDRKASEQLVFTQWNGTQRSIFYEPNEFYTNVDSLVESDKGGVAIAAGWKVTKIDVQNKTVTLDDGYEVKYDKCLIATGASPKQLPVFESIEDELKDKIITFRTKEDFLDLEDSVHNPKYKNIVIVGGGFLGSELACSLAHNAPEGKTIYQIYKEKFIMDQVLPQYLSEWATKKIMLEGVQCISSSEVVDYCYKNGKLSLILSSGSTVDADQVIVAVGVEPNTDLAASSHLETDPDMGGFLVNAELEARNNLWVAGDAACFYDIKLGRRRVEHHDHAVISGRLAGENMTGARKPYLHQSMFWSDLGTEVGYEALGIVDSSLPTVGVFAEASNSNQNNFEKGVVFYLRDDIVVGIVLWNLFSRMSIARQVLARGTKYDDLNEVAKLFTIHDN; this comes from the exons ATGTTAAGTTGTGTTAGAATTGTCGGACGATTGCCAAAACTCACAAGACATTCACGAGTTAAACATTTTGGTCCTTTAAAATATTTCG GGGTTGTCAATGTTAATAATTTATGGTACAGTAACAATGCATCTGATAAAAAAACATACAAGTCTCCAGGCACTACTATAAAACCTGAAGAATGTGTACCTGAAA TTTGCGGTAAACCACCGGATTCAGAGAAGTGTAATGATAAACCACCATCACCACCCTATTGGAAGATATTGGCTGCATTACTTATAGCAGGAGTTACAATATATGCG GTATCTTCTACATTATCTCCTATAAAGAAATCTGAATCTGAAAAGGATGTAAGTACGA AAAAGAAGGATGGAAGAAGACATAGAAGATCATTGGAAAAAATTAAATCACCACCTAATTCCTCTTCAATTCCTAAAGAAGTACCTTATCTTTTAATAGGAGGTGGAACTGCTGCATTTTCTGCATTTAGGTCAATTAAATCTAGAGATCCTAAAGCTAAG gTATTAGTAATAATGGAAGAAAATGGTTTTCCTTACATGAGACCACCATTATCAAAAGAACTTTGGTATAATATGGATAGGAAAGCAAGTGAACAATTAGTTTTTACACAGTGGAATGGCACACAAAGAAG tatattcTATGAGCCAAATGAGTTTTATACAAATGTCGACAGTTTAGTAGAATCTGATAAAGGTGGTGTAGCTATTGCTGCAGGTTGGAAAGTTACAAAAATTGATGTTCAAAATAAAACTGTGACACTTGATGATGGTTATGAAGTAAAATatgataaatgtcttattgcaACTG GTGCTTCACCCAAGCAGCTTCCTGTCTTTGAATCCATTGAAGATGAACTTAAAGATAAAATTATAACATTCAGAACAAAAGAAGATTTTCTTGATTTGGAAGATAGTGTACATAAtcctaaatataaaaatatagtaatagtCGGAGGAGGATTTCTTGGATCAGAACTTGCTTGCTCATTAGCTCATAATG CACCTGAAGGCAAAAccatatatcaaatatataaagAGAAGTTTATAATGGATCAAGTATTGCCACAATATTTAAGTGAATGGGCAACAAAGAAAATAATGTTAGAAGGTGTTCAGTGCATTTCTAGTTCCGAAGTTGTAGATTATTGCTATAAGAATGGAAAATTGTCACTCATTCTTTCTAGTGGCAGTACT GTCGATGCTGATCAAGTGATTGTAGCAGTAGGTGTGGAACCAAATACTGATTTGGCAGCATCTTCGCATTTAGAAACAGATCCTGATATGGGTGGCTTTCTTGTGAATGCAGAGTTAGAAGCAAGAAACAATCTTTGGGTTGCTGGAGATGCTGCTTGTTTTTATGACATTAAACTTGGTCGAAGGAGAGTGGAACATCATGATCATGCAGTAATTTCAGGAAGGTTAGCAGGTGAAAATATGACTGGTGCAA GAAAACCATATCTACACCAATCAATGTTTTGGTCAGACTTAGGAACAGAAGTAGGTTATGAAGCTCTTGGCATCGTAGATTCATCACTACCAACTGTAGGTGTTTTTGCTGAAGCGTCAAATTCGAATCAAAACAATTTTGAGAAAGGTGTTGTCTTTTATCTAAGGGACGACATTGTGGTTGGAATAGTTCTTTGGAATCTTTTTAGTCGGATGTCTATTGCTAGGCAG GTGCTTGCCAGAGGCACAAAATACGACGACTTAAATGAAGTAGCAAAACTGTTCACTATTCACGATAATTGA
- the AIF gene encoding apoptosis inducing factor isoform X1 produces MLSCVRIVGRLPKLTRHSRVKHFGPLKYFGVVNVNNLWYSNNASDKKTYKSPGTTIKPEECVPESTYSRPKRTVPLCESYPNASCPSSCYEVCGKPPDSEKCNDKPPSPPYWKILAALLIAGVTIYAVSSTLSPIKKSESEKDVSTKKKDGRRHRRSLEKIKSPPNSSSIPKEVPYLLIGGGTAAFSAFRSIKSRDPKAKVLVIMEENGFPYMRPPLSKELWYNMDRKASEQLVFTQWNGTQRSIFYEPNEFYTNVDSLVESDKGGVAIAAGWKVTKIDVQNKTVTLDDGYEVKYDKCLIATGASPKQLPVFESIEDELKDKIITFRTKEDFLDLEDSVHNPKYKNIVIVGGGFLGSELACSLAHNAPEGKTIYQIYKEKFIMDQVLPQYLSEWATKKIMLEGVQCISSSEVVDYCYKNGKLSLILSSGSTVDADQVIVAVGVEPNTDLAASSHLETDPDMGGFLVNAELEARNNLWVAGDAACFYDIKLGRRRVEHHDHAVISGRLAGENMTGARKPYLHQSMFWSDLGTEVGYEALGIVDSSLPTVGVFAEASNSNQNNFEKGVVFYLRDDIVVGIVLWNLFSRMSIARQVLARGTKYDDLNEVAKLFTIHDN; encoded by the exons ATGTTAAGTTGTGTTAGAATTGTCGGACGATTGCCAAAACTCACAAGACATTCACGAGTTAAACATTTTGGTCCTTTAAAATATTTCG GGGTTGTCAATGTTAATAATTTATGGTACAGTAACAATGCATCTGATAAAAAAACATACAAGTCTCCAGGCACTACTATAAAACCTGAAGAATGTGTACCTGAAAGTACGTATTCACGACCAAAAAGAACCGTTCCTTTATGTGAATCTTATCCTAATGCATCTTGTCCATCGTCTTGTTATGAAGTTTGCGGTAAACCACCGGATTCAGAGAAGTGTAATGATAAACCACCATCACCACCCTATTGGAAGATATTGGCTGCATTACTTATAGCAGGAGTTACAATATATGCG GTATCTTCTACATTATCTCCTATAAAGAAATCTGAATCTGAAAAGGATGTAAGTACGA AAAAGAAGGATGGAAGAAGACATAGAAGATCATTGGAAAAAATTAAATCACCACCTAATTCCTCTTCAATTCCTAAAGAAGTACCTTATCTTTTAATAGGAGGTGGAACTGCTGCATTTTCTGCATTTAGGTCAATTAAATCTAGAGATCCTAAAGCTAAG gTATTAGTAATAATGGAAGAAAATGGTTTTCCTTACATGAGACCACCATTATCAAAAGAACTTTGGTATAATATGGATAGGAAAGCAAGTGAACAATTAGTTTTTACACAGTGGAATGGCACACAAAGAAG tatattcTATGAGCCAAATGAGTTTTATACAAATGTCGACAGTTTAGTAGAATCTGATAAAGGTGGTGTAGCTATTGCTGCAGGTTGGAAAGTTACAAAAATTGATGTTCAAAATAAAACTGTGACACTTGATGATGGTTATGAAGTAAAATatgataaatgtcttattgcaACTG GTGCTTCACCCAAGCAGCTTCCTGTCTTTGAATCCATTGAAGATGAACTTAAAGATAAAATTATAACATTCAGAACAAAAGAAGATTTTCTTGATTTGGAAGATAGTGTACATAAtcctaaatataaaaatatagtaatagtCGGAGGAGGATTTCTTGGATCAGAACTTGCTTGCTCATTAGCTCATAATG CACCTGAAGGCAAAAccatatatcaaatatataaagAGAAGTTTATAATGGATCAAGTATTGCCACAATATTTAAGTGAATGGGCAACAAAGAAAATAATGTTAGAAGGTGTTCAGTGCATTTCTAGTTCCGAAGTTGTAGATTATTGCTATAAGAATGGAAAATTGTCACTCATTCTTTCTAGTGGCAGTACT GTCGATGCTGATCAAGTGATTGTAGCAGTAGGTGTGGAACCAAATACTGATTTGGCAGCATCTTCGCATTTAGAAACAGATCCTGATATGGGTGGCTTTCTTGTGAATGCAGAGTTAGAAGCAAGAAACAATCTTTGGGTTGCTGGAGATGCTGCTTGTTTTTATGACATTAAACTTGGTCGAAGGAGAGTGGAACATCATGATCATGCAGTAATTTCAGGAAGGTTAGCAGGTGAAAATATGACTGGTGCAA GAAAACCATATCTACACCAATCAATGTTTTGGTCAGACTTAGGAACAGAAGTAGGTTATGAAGCTCTTGGCATCGTAGATTCATCACTACCAACTGTAGGTGTTTTTGCTGAAGCGTCAAATTCGAATCAAAACAATTTTGAGAAAGGTGTTGTCTTTTATCTAAGGGACGACATTGTGGTTGGAATAGTTCTTTGGAATCTTTTTAGTCGGATGTCTATTGCTAGGCAG GTGCTTGCCAGAGGCACAAAATACGACGACTTAAATGAAGTAGCAAAACTGTTCACTATTCACGATAATTGA
- the LOC117223010 gene encoding sodium- and chloride-dependent glycine transporter 1 produces MEESSSRIRHYLDCWDPNDDKYSVANSQAPLQGGEDEHPERGTWTGKFDFLLSLLGYSVGLGNVWRFPYLCYSNGGGAFLIPFTIMLIIAGLPLMFMELSLGQYASLGPVAAYKRFCPLLRGLGYGMVLVSSVVMLYYNLIIAWTLYYIFVSVVATFVGAGKLPWSRCEPPWSTDDCFMPEAAEACASHNMTYFKGRCLNSTQMASMSLTIENITSAIRKPPAEEYFNNHVLGMSSGIEEAGSIRPSMAISLLLAWIIVFFCLSKGVQSSGKVVYFTALFPYVVLIALFIRGILLPGAKEGILFYLTPDWKRLMSAKVWSDAAVQIFFALSPAWGGLITLSSYNKFTNNCYKDSLIVAVSNIGTSFFAGFVIFSVIGFLAHELDVPVASVVDQGAGLAFIVYPDVVARLPVASVWSLLFFVMLLTLGLDSQFALMETVTTAILDAFPPLRSYKTWVVLVAAVLGYAGGIIFTTNAGVYWLQLMDKYAANWSVLLIAISECLLVGWIYGADRFLDDVQLMIGPRSRLWRFFWTWMWRVVTPATLFFILFFNWVEYQPLTYGGYEYPTWANNVGWAIGLIPVGVIGAVTVNQLRDRRRRSAYDDDDDDDDDLDNRPSYQRHEKGRTKRNKGKTVWCRAKMLLQPTADWGPASRNPSTPSRTLTHTPSPGAPAGYDSVRDTIVLVNGQPMMLQPSSASSTSQKLPGPSILKNSSKTDLITSQQV; encoded by the exons CCGAATGACGACAAATATTCGGTGGCGAACAGCCAAGCGCCGTTGCAAGGCGGCGAGGATGAACACCCCGAGCGAGGAACATGGACGGGGAAGTTCGACTTCCTGTTGTCACTTCTGGGGTACAGCGTAGGGCTCGGCAATGTATGGCGGTTCCCCTACTTATGCTACTCGAACGGCGGCGGCGCATTTCTAATACCGTTCACGATTATGCTCATCATCGCCGGATTGCCTCTGATGTTCATGGAACTTTCCTTAG GTCAGTACGCGAGCCTTGGCCCAGTGGCGGCTTACAAACGCTTCTGTCCTCTGCTGCGCGGCCTCGGATATGGAATGGTGCTGGTCAGTTCCGTTGTGATGCTTTATTACAACCTGATCATCGCCTGGACGCTTTATTACATCTTCGTTTCCGTCGTCG CGACGTTCGTGGGTGCTGGTAAACTGCCGTGGAGCAGATGCGAGCCGCCATGGAGCACGGACGATTGCTTCATGCCAGAAGCTGCCGAAGCGTGCGCGTCTCACAACATGACTTACTTTAAAGGGAGATGCTTAAACTCAACTCAAATGGCGTCCATGAGCCTAACTATTGAGAATATCACTAGTGCAATTAGGAAGCCGCCAGCCGAGGAATACTTCAA TAATCACGTTTTGGGGATGAGCAGCGGAATCGAGGAGGCAGGTTCCATTCGACCGTCGATGGCAATAAGCCTTTTACTGGCTTGGATCATCGTCTTCTTCTGTCTCAGCAAAGGTGTTCAGAGCTCGGGGAAGGTTGTCTACTTCACCGCTCTCTTCCCATACGTTGTTTTG ATCGCTCTATTCATTCGAGGTATTCTACTCCCCGGTGCCAAGGAGGGCATTCTCTTTTATCTGACGCCCGATTGGAAAAGACTAATGTCCGCGAAAGTGTGGAGCGACGCCGCGGTACAGATCTTCTTCGCCCTTAGCCCTGCCTGGGGCGGTCTCATCACGCTCAGCTCCTACAACAAGTTCACCAACAATTGTTACAAAGACTCGTTGATCGTTGCCGTGAGCAATATCGGCACGTCATTCTTCGCCGGTTTCGTGATCTTCTCCGTGATCGGGTTCCTGGCCCATGAGCTCGACGTGCCGGTCGCCTCTGTGGTCGACCAGGGCGCTGGATTGGCATTCATCGTGTATCCTGAT GTGGTAGCCCGTTTGCCGGTCGCATCGGTTTGGTCGTTGCTCTTCTTCGTGATGCTTCTCACCCTGGGCCTCGACTCCCAGTTCGCCTTGATGGAGACAGTCACCACCGCCATATTGGACGCTTTCCCGCCCTTGAGAAGCTACAAAACGTGGGTGGTGCTGGTCGCTGCTGTTTTAGGATACGCGGGAGGAATTATTTTCACCACTAAC GCCGGAGTCTACTGGCTGCAATTGATGGACAAGTACGCGGCGAATTGGTCGGTCCTGTTGATCGCTATAAGCGAATGCTTGCTGGTCGGCTGGATCTACGGCGCGGATCGGTTCCTCGACGACGTCCAGCTGATGATAGGACCGCGCAGTCGGCTCTGGAGGTTCTTCTGGACCTGGATGTGGAGGGTCGTCACCCCGGCGACGTTGTTCTTCATTCTGTTCTTCAATTGGGTCGAATACCAGCCGCTCACTTACGGAGGTTACGAATACCCGACATGGGCGAACAACGTTGGCTGGGCCATCGGGTTAATACCAGTCGGGGTCATCGGTGCCGTGACCGTG AATCAATTGAGAGACCGACGCCGACGGTCCgcctacgacgacgacgacgacgatgacgacgacctGGACAACCGGCCATCCTATCAGAGACACGAGAAAGGTAGAACGAAGAGGAACAAGGGGAAAACCGTGTGGTGCCGGGCGAAAATGCTGCTGCAGCCGACTGCGGATTGGGGTCCAGCGTCCAGGAATCCTTCGACACCTTCGAGAACGCTCACCCACACACCGTCGCCAG GAGCACCGGCAGGCTACGACTCCGTGCGGGACACCATAGTTCTGGTGAACGGTCAGCCGATGATGTTGCAGCCGTCGAGCGCTTCCAGCACCTCTCAGAAGCTCCCGGGCCCGTCGATCTTAAAGAACTCGAGTAAAACCGACCTGATCACGTCTCAACAAGTCTGA